A stretch of Geomonas oryzisoli DNA encodes these proteins:
- a CDS encoding Ig-like domain-containing protein yields MRVSTTQETVEAASGVGLLRNMSGRTRMNLIGSLVMTLIVAVFGLTTYFMPDYANAWPTKYGSCSGSGCHVQADPDATITTAINGVVGTSVTVAPGGSFEIDWKFTNVTNAAGGQVGVGAEINLPTGWTLAKGTVNSPAIPGWNSVWDATDGVSAGWATANSYSTASEFPNSPVGYTINFDTTAWDTGTRNAAYDNATAGKDLDGIADNMGTDAKVTVPAGTANGTYTIVVMGVGHDSAKSHVEQAITVTVSNGTDTTKPVVSAGFAATTPSLSRTITVSGFAATDNTGVTGYMITTSSTAPLAGDAGWLASAPTSYTVASDGSFTLYPWAKDAAGNVSLVYGSPVTVLVDTVKPTVTSTVPTTGATGITPDSTVTLNFSEAVNCATVTTSSVTIAPAVTWAKTSCSGSQAVFTPTGQTGSTSYTVTAGTGITDTAGNAMVSSYPFSYSTAAAIVRPDTAISAPAASAVLSTSPASITGSATAGTNALGSVQVSTNNGSTWSAAAGTSAWSFSWILPSEDYVSHTILAKAVDNAANEDTTPASVTVIVDTVAPTGLTNTAPANLATNQALTASLSSGTATDANVSAAVQYFFELATDSGFTTGVQQSGWQTTRTFAPTLTGGTTYYWHVRAKDAAGNISAYTTTWSFTTIGPTAPNAPSASQYQADGSTAIAQAGTATGTSVVIKSTVTDVNGDNVTLQVEMITNANTFSGTANCSSVAVASGSTASATCTGLTDGLAYKWRARTTDGTLNSAWVDFGASNPDFTVTVPNTTPVAPTALAQYQADGTTAIVTGGTATSNVVVIGATVDGGNSDPVLLEVDLNNDGVADCASPYVTGPATAQAICNGLADGSYDWRVRAKDSKAVSSAWTAFSGTPDFLVSTGLDFGIDTTPPTDGIASATSGDGYITVSWTAATDSGAGLDPVNTYKLVKSSVSTPADCSAAALYAGNGTSYFDNAVTNGTTYYYRVCALDEATNLSAGVTVSGSPSTIALPDTTITAPAANAVVGTAPVSITGGSSAGANPVASVQVSTNNGTTWAAATGTAPWSFTWAPPTEDYVAHTILAKGVDSLGYADATPAQVVVRVDNVAPANVANATPANLATNVALATSLTSAVATDANTSAAVQYFFELATDNTFTTGVQQSTWQTGTSFAPTLASGNSYYWHVRAKDAAGNISNYSTTWSFSTIGQSGPDAPVAAQYQADGTTAIAQAGTATGSTVVVKAPVSDPNGDNVTLQVEMITNGNAFAGVANCSSVAVTSGSTAAASCSGLTDGLSYKWRARTTDGTYYSAWVDFGGSDPDFTVALTNATPAAPTALAQFQADGTTAIASGAAASTNVVVIGATVDGGNGDSVLLEVDLNNDGIADCASPYVTGPATAQAFCGGLADGSFDWRVRAKDSKGAVSAWTAFTGTPDFTVATGLDFAVDTTPPTDGSASDSSGDGYIKISWTAATDTGAGLDPVNTYKVVKSSVSAPADCSGSALYTGNGTSYFDNTVVNGTTYYYRVCALDEVGNLSAGTTISGSASAIALPDTTMSAPAANAVITTGPVSITGTASAGANPLASVQVSTNNGTTWAAAIGTTSWSFTWAPSTEDYVAHTILAKGVDSLGYADATPAQVTVRVDNVAPAGLNNSAPANLATAVALNASLTSTTATDGNTSAAVQYFFEIATNSSFTTGVQQSGWQLGTSFTPTLAPATQYFWHVMAKDAAGNPTAYTTTWSFTSGVVAPETVLSAPTAGTVFSTSPAAISGTATAGTNPLGSVQVSVNNGSTWNTAAGTGSWSYSWTLPAEDYVAHTILARAVDNASNADPTPASVAVYVDTVAPTGFANSTPANLATAVATTTSLTTTAATDANITASVQYFFEIATNSGFTTGVQQSTWQTGLSFAPTLAYGTTYYWHVRAMDAAGNVSAYSTTTSFTTAAATTTVGQGTGETNITIAPGTIEMDLDAFTLATQAGTDTVTGITVTLANGTWAGIASLEVTDDTGTIIYGSANPSSNTVAITLTTPITVTTTPTQYVLVIDAKAPTAMPAPPGASYAVTGAVTAIASSNPKSYGDTASATVTIDNLSPANVTAAGGAAGIASNSLYWTNPADSDFAGIVVLRRAGSAVTDTPVEGASYLLDNVIGSSTVAYVGSLNNFIDAPLVNGTVYYYKIFAVDSRGNYSATGVAVGPYTPVRTAWANSPMLHTSTTTGSTKWSANGGWGEPGKKYGGFTCATCHNMSTANIMRMQTSVATGDGSNWATNNSPTIAVSYLDPATDKGSDTVHATSNRICEVCHSQTVAHKYNNTTAGHNGTVNCTQCHSHNAGFKGSGGSCLLCHNSPRGVRQQVVGATLGATGDDFVRPSRHIKNTTVKNVDCIVCHAEGDTTSTESSVKQVSLHGTSGAPVLLRNVDSQANPGAANTNYWVWPGRRAGGASISSGDRDNMDRFCVNCHDADGASTITVNTAGDGITTGTALARKLTPFNPLDGGSPLNVKSQFNSGNAVGSAYASHHNLNIYTKRYTSTYASTYASRGGWTGTSKDGVGMTWSTGLHCSDCHLNESNAHGARNATRMLQDKNGADAAATNTNDGTATFVCYRCHLSTVYNYSNVTVTGKARIEHSSFDNVPWGAGTYNDHGIVCFNCHMGGGVNNIGGIHGNNRSITTLTQGATKSYRFIYGAELGLNISEANWSTTTAPTCYTASSTWGGACNKHDGSAGTGRIGTPNYARPLQ; encoded by the coding sequence ATGAGAGTGTCGACAACTCAGGAAACAGTTGAAGCTGCGTCCGGGGTGGGGCTGCTGCGCAACATGAGCGGCAGGACCCGCATGAACCTGATAGGCTCGCTGGTGATGACGCTGATCGTCGCCGTTTTCGGCCTGACCACCTATTTCATGCCCGACTACGCCAACGCGTGGCCGACCAAGTACGGCTCTTGCAGCGGTTCCGGTTGCCACGTGCAGGCCGACCCGGACGCGACCATCACCACCGCCATCAACGGCGTGGTGGGGACCTCGGTGACGGTCGCCCCGGGCGGCTCCTTCGAGATCGACTGGAAGTTCACCAACGTGACCAACGCCGCGGGCGGCCAGGTCGGCGTCGGCGCCGAGATCAACCTGCCGACAGGGTGGACACTTGCCAAGGGTACGGTGAACTCTCCCGCGATCCCGGGCTGGAATAGCGTGTGGGATGCGACCGACGGCGTTTCGGCCGGCTGGGCCACCGCCAACTCCTACAGCACTGCGTCTGAGTTTCCCAATAGCCCGGTTGGTTACACCATCAACTTCGACACCACCGCCTGGGACACCGGTACCAGGAATGCGGCCTACGACAACGCCACCGCCGGCAAGGACCTTGACGGCATCGCCGACAACATGGGTACCGACGCCAAGGTGACCGTTCCAGCCGGCACGGCCAATGGCACCTACACCATCGTGGTCATGGGTGTCGGTCACGACTCCGCGAAGTCCCACGTCGAGCAGGCCATCACCGTCACCGTCTCCAACGGGACCGACACCACCAAGCCGGTGGTCTCGGCAGGCTTTGCGGCCACCACCCCGTCCTTGTCCCGGACCATCACTGTCTCCGGCTTCGCTGCGACCGACAACACCGGCGTGACCGGCTATATGATCACCACCAGCTCCACCGCTCCGCTTGCCGGCGACGCGGGGTGGCTCGCTTCCGCGCCGACCAGCTACACCGTGGCCAGCGACGGCAGCTTCACGCTCTATCCTTGGGCCAAGGACGCGGCGGGCAACGTCTCCCTCGTGTACGGCTCCCCGGTCACCGTCCTGGTCGATACCGTCAAGCCGACGGTTACCAGCACGGTCCCGACCACCGGCGCCACCGGCATCACCCCGGACAGCACCGTTACCCTGAACTTCAGCGAGGCGGTCAACTGTGCCACGGTCACCACCAGCAGCGTCACCATCGCGCCCGCGGTGACCTGGGCCAAGACCAGCTGCTCCGGCAGCCAGGCAGTCTTCACCCCGACCGGCCAGACAGGCTCCACTTCCTACACCGTGACCGCCGGCACCGGCATCACCGATACCGCCGGCAACGCGATGGTGAGTTCGTATCCGTTCAGCTACAGCACGGCGGCCGCCATCGTCCGTCCCGACACCGCGATCTCCGCCCCGGCGGCATCGGCAGTTCTCTCCACCAGCCCGGCCTCCATCACCGGTAGCGCCACCGCCGGGACCAATGCGCTCGGTTCGGTTCAGGTTTCCACTAACAACGGCTCCACCTGGAGCGCGGCGGCCGGCACCTCCGCCTGGTCCTTCTCCTGGATCCTGCCTAGCGAAGACTACGTCTCCCACACCATCCTGGCCAAGGCGGTCGATAACGCAGCCAACGAGGATACCACCCCCGCATCGGTCACCGTGATCGTCGATACCGTGGCCCCGACTGGCCTCACCAATACGGCCCCGGCCAACCTGGCGACCAACCAGGCTCTGACCGCTTCACTCAGTTCCGGTACCGCAACCGACGCCAACGTGAGCGCTGCGGTCCAGTACTTCTTCGAACTCGCCACCGACAGCGGCTTCACCACCGGGGTGCAGCAAAGCGGCTGGCAGACCACCAGGACCTTCGCACCGACGCTTACCGGCGGCACTACGTATTACTGGCACGTGAGGGCTAAGGACGCCGCAGGCAACATCTCGGCGTACACCACGACCTGGAGCTTCACCACCATCGGGCCGACCGCGCCTAACGCACCGTCCGCCAGCCAGTACCAGGCCGATGGCAGCACCGCCATCGCGCAGGCCGGCACCGCGACCGGCACCTCGGTGGTGATCAAGTCGACTGTCACCGACGTGAACGGCGATAACGTGACCCTCCAGGTGGAGATGATCACCAACGCCAACACCTTCTCCGGTACGGCCAACTGCTCCTCGGTGGCAGTGGCCAGCGGCTCGACCGCATCCGCTACGTGCACCGGCCTGACCGACGGGCTTGCCTATAAATGGCGCGCCCGCACCACCGACGGCACCCTGAACAGCGCCTGGGTAGACTTCGGCGCCAGCAACCCTGACTTCACCGTCACGGTCCCCAACACCACCCCGGTTGCCCCGACCGCCCTGGCCCAGTACCAGGCCGACGGCACCACGGCCATCGTCACCGGTGGCACCGCTACCAGCAACGTGGTGGTGATCGGCGCCACCGTCGACGGCGGCAACTCCGACCCGGTCCTCCTCGAGGTCGACCTCAACAACGACGGCGTTGCCGACTGCGCGAGCCCCTATGTCACCGGCCCGGCCACCGCCCAGGCGATCTGCAACGGTCTTGCCGACGGCTCCTACGACTGGAGGGTGCGCGCCAAGGACAGCAAGGCCGTTTCCAGCGCCTGGACCGCCTTCAGCGGCACCCCTGACTTCCTGGTCTCCACCGGCCTCGACTTCGGCATCGACACCACCCCGCCGACCGACGGCATCGCCAGCGCGACCTCCGGCGACGGCTACATCACCGTGAGCTGGACCGCCGCCACCGACTCCGGCGCCGGCCTCGACCCGGTGAATACTTACAAGCTCGTCAAGTCGAGCGTCTCCACTCCGGCCGACTGCTCGGCCGCGGCGCTCTACGCCGGCAACGGCACTTCGTACTTCGACAACGCCGTTACCAACGGCACCACCTATTACTATAGGGTGTGCGCCCTGGACGAGGCCACCAACCTCTCCGCAGGCGTCACCGTTTCCGGATCCCCCTCGACCATCGCGCTGCCGGATACCACCATCACCGCCCCGGCCGCCAACGCCGTGGTCGGCACCGCCCCGGTATCCATCACCGGTGGCTCCAGCGCCGGCGCCAACCCGGTCGCCTCGGTCCAGGTCTCCACCAACAACGGCACCACCTGGGCCGCCGCCACCGGCACCGCCCCCTGGTCCTTCACCTGGGCACCGCCCACCGAGGACTACGTAGCGCACACCATCCTTGCCAAGGGTGTGGACAGCCTGGGCTACGCCGACGCTACCCCGGCGCAGGTCGTGGTCCGCGTCGATAACGTGGCGCCGGCCAACGTCGCCAACGCGACCCCGGCCAACCTGGCCACCAACGTAGCGCTGGCCACCTCCCTGACCTCCGCGGTTGCAACCGACGCCAACACCAGCGCAGCGGTTCAGTACTTCTTCGAACTGGCAACCGACAACACCTTCACCACCGGCGTGCAGCAGAGCACCTGGCAGACCGGCACCAGTTTTGCCCCGACGCTTGCCAGCGGCAACTCCTACTACTGGCACGTGAGGGCGAAGGATGCCGCCGGCAATATCTCCAACTACTCCACCACCTGGAGCTTCAGCACCATCGGCCAGAGCGGCCCGGATGCACCGGTAGCCGCCCAGTACCAGGCCGACGGCACCACCGCCATCGCCCAGGCAGGCACCGCCACCGGTTCCACCGTGGTGGTGAAGGCTCCCGTTTCCGACCCCAACGGTGACAATGTCACCCTGCAGGTAGAGATGATCACCAACGGCAACGCCTTCGCCGGCGTGGCCAACTGCTCCTCGGTAGCCGTCACCAGCGGCTCGACGGCAGCTGCAAGCTGCTCCGGTCTCACCGACGGGCTCTCCTACAAGTGGCGCGCCCGCACCACCGACGGCACCTACTACAGCGCCTGGGTCGATTTCGGCGGCAGCGACCCCGACTTCACCGTTGCGCTCACCAACGCCACCCCGGCCGCCCCGACCGCGCTCGCGCAGTTCCAGGCCGACGGCACCACGGCCATCGCTTCCGGCGCCGCCGCCTCCACCAACGTGGTGGTCATCGGCGCGACCGTCGACGGCGGCAACGGCGACTCCGTGCTCCTCGAGGTCGACCTGAACAACGACGGCATCGCCGATTGCGCAAGCCCCTACGTCACCGGCCCGGCCACCGCCCAGGCCTTCTGCGGCGGTCTCGCCGACGGCTCCTTTGACTGGAGGGTGAGGGCGAAGGACAGCAAGGGTGCGGTCAGCGCCTGGACCGCGTTCACCGGCACCCCGGACTTCACCGTGGCCACGGGCCTCGACTTCGCGGTCGACACCACCCCGCCGACCGACGGCAGCGCGAGCGATTCCTCCGGCGACGGCTACATCAAGATCAGCTGGACCGCCGCAACCGACACCGGCGCCGGCCTCGATCCGGTCAATACTTATAAGGTGGTCAAGTCGAGCGTCTCCGCCCCGGCCGACTGCTCGGGTAGCGCGCTCTACACCGGAAACGGCACCTCCTACTTCGACAACACCGTCGTGAACGGCACCACCTACTACTACAGGGTCTGCGCCCTGGACGAAGTGGGCAACCTCTCCGCAGGCACCACCATCTCCGGTTCCGCCTCGGCCATCGCGCTCCCCGACACCACCATGAGCGCGCCGGCGGCCAACGCCGTCATCACCACCGGTCCGGTATCCATCACCGGTACGGCAAGCGCCGGCGCCAACCCGCTCGCTTCGGTCCAGGTATCCACCAACAACGGCACCACCTGGGCTGCCGCCATCGGCACCACCTCCTGGTCCTTCACCTGGGCACCGTCCACCGAGGACTACGTGGCGCACACCATCCTCGCCAAGGGGGTCGATAGCCTCGGCTACGCCGACGCCACCCCGGCACAGGTGACCGTCCGGGTGGATAACGTCGCCCCGGCAGGGTTGAATAACTCGGCGCCGGCCAACCTGGCCACCGCCGTGGCGCTTAATGCCTCGCTCACCTCGACCACCGCCACCGACGGCAACACCTCGGCCGCTGTGCAATACTTCTTCGAGATCGCCACCAACTCCAGCTTTACCACCGGCGTGCAGCAGAGCGGCTGGCAGCTTGGCACCAGCTTCACCCCGACCCTGGCTCCTGCCACCCAGTACTTCTGGCATGTCATGGCGAAGGACGCCGCCGGCAACCCCACCGCCTACACCACCACCTGGAGCTTCACCTCGGGCGTGGTGGCACCTGAGACCGTACTCTCCGCACCGACCGCCGGCACCGTCTTCTCGACCTCGCCGGCCGCAATCAGCGGTACCGCGACCGCGGGCACCAATCCGCTGGGCTCGGTACAGGTTTCCGTGAACAACGGCAGCACCTGGAACACCGCCGCCGGCACCGGTTCCTGGAGCTACTCCTGGACCCTGCCCGCCGAGGACTACGTGGCTCACACCATCCTGGCGCGCGCGGTAGACAACGCCTCCAACGCAGACCCGACTCCTGCCAGCGTTGCCGTCTACGTCGACACCGTGGCTCCGACCGGCTTCGCCAACTCCACCCCGGCGAACCTCGCCACCGCCGTGGCAACGACCACGTCGCTGACCACGACCGCGGCGACCGACGCCAACATCACGGCATCGGTACAGTACTTCTTCGAGATCGCCACCAACTCCGGCTTCACCACCGGCGTGCAGCAGAGCACCTGGCAGACCGGTCTCTCCTTCGCGCCGACGCTGGCCTACGGCACCACCTACTACTGGCACGTGAGGGCCATGGACGCCGCCGGCAACGTCTCGGCCTATAGCACCACCACGAGCTTCACCACCGCTGCGGCCACAACCACGGTGGGCCAGGGTACCGGCGAAACCAATATCACCATCGCGCCGGGCACTATCGAGATGGACCTCGACGCCTTCACCCTGGCTACCCAGGCGGGGACCGACACGGTCACCGGCATCACCGTGACGCTCGCCAACGGCACCTGGGCCGGCATCGCCTCTTTGGAAGTCACCGACGACACCGGCACCATCATATACGGCAGCGCCAACCCGTCGTCCAACACCGTGGCCATCACCCTGACCACTCCGATCACGGTGACCACGACCCCGACCCAGTACGTCCTGGTGATCGACGCCAAGGCGCCGACGGCCATGCCGGCACCTCCCGGCGCCAGCTATGCCGTCACCGGCGCCGTGACCGCGATCGCATCCAGCAACCCGAAATCCTACGGTGACACCGCCTCTGCGACTGTCACCATCGACAACCTCTCCCCGGCCAACGTCACCGCCGCGGGTGGCGCTGCCGGCATTGCCTCCAACTCGCTGTACTGGACCAACCCGGCCGACTCCGACTTCGCCGGCATCGTGGTGCTGCGCCGCGCCGGCAGCGCCGTCACCGACACCCCGGTGGAAGGCGCAAGCTACCTCCTGGACAACGTCATCGGCTCCAGCACCGTGGCCTATGTCGGCAGCCTTAACAACTTCATCGACGCGCCGCTTGTCAACGGCACGGTCTACTATTACAAGATCTTCGCGGTCGACTCCCGCGGCAACTACTCGGCAACCGGCGTAGCAGTCGGCCCCTACACCCCGGTGCGCACCGCCTGGGCCAACAGCCCCATGCTGCACACCTCCACAACCACCGGCTCCACCAAGTGGAGCGCCAACGGAGGCTGGGGTGAGCCCGGCAAGAAGTACGGCGGCTTCACCTGCGCCACCTGCCACAATATGAGCACCGCCAACATCATGCGCATGCAGACCAGCGTGGCAACTGGCGACGGCAGCAACTGGGCCACCAACAACAGCCCGACCATCGCGGTCTCCTATCTTGATCCGGCAACCGACAAGGGCAGCGATACGGTCCACGCTACCTCCAACCGGATCTGCGAGGTGTGCCACAGCCAGACCGTCGCCCATAAGTACAACAACACGACCGCGGGCCATAACGGCACCGTGAACTGCACCCAGTGTCACTCGCACAACGCCGGCTTCAAAGGCTCCGGCGGCAGCTGCCTGCTGTGCCACAACTCCCCGCGCGGCGTGCGCCAGCAGGTCGTGGGCGCGACGCTCGGCGCCACCGGCGACGACTTCGTACGCCCGTCCAGACACATCAAGAACACCACCGTCAAGAACGTGGACTGCATCGTCTGCCATGCCGAGGGCGACACCACCTCCACCGAGAGCTCGGTGAAGCAGGTCAGCCTGCATGGCACAAGCGGTGCCCCGGTTCTCCTTAGGAACGTCGACAGCCAGGCTAACCCCGGTGCTGCCAATACCAACTACTGGGTCTGGCCGGGACGCCGCGCCGGCGGCGCCAGCATCAGCTCCGGAGACCGTGACAATATGGACCGCTTCTGCGTCAACTGCCACGACGCCGACGGCGCCTCCACCATCACCGTCAACACCGCCGGTGACGGCATCACCACCGGCACGGCGCTGGCCAGGAAACTGACCCCGTTCAACCCGCTGGACGGCGGTTCGCCGCTCAACGTGAAGTCGCAGTTCAACTCCGGCAACGCGGTGGGGAGCGCCTACGCCAGCCATCATAACCTGAACATCTACACCAAGCGCTACACCTCAACCTACGCGTCTACCTACGCGTCCCGCGGCGGCTGGACCGGCACCTCGAAGGACGGCGTAGGCATGACCTGGAGTACCGGCCTGCACTGCTCCGACTGCCACCTGAACGAGAGCAACGCCCACGGTGCGAGGAACGCCACCCGGATGCTGCAGGACAAAAACGGGGCCGACGCGGCTGCCACCAACACCAACGACGGCACTGCAACCTTCGTCTGCTACCGCTGCCACCTGAGCACCGTCTACAACTACTCGAACGTGACGGTGACCGGCAAGGCCCGTATCGAGCACAGCAGCTTCGACAACGTCCCTTGGGGTGCGGGCACCTACAACGACCACGGCATCGTCTGCTTCAACTGCCACATGGGCGGTGGTGTCAACAACATCGGCGGCATCCACGGCAACAACCGTTCCATCACCACCCTGACCCAGGGGGCCACCAAGAGCTACCGCTTCATCTACGGCGCGGAGCTTGGCCTCAATATCTCGGAGGCCAACTGGTCCACCACCACGGCGCCTACCTGCTACACCGCCTCCTCCACCTGGGGCGGCGCCTGCAACAAGCACGACGGATCCGCAGGCACCGGCAGGATAGGTACCCCGAACTACGCAAGACCTCTGCAGTAA
- a CDS encoding Ig-like domain-containing protein, whose product MKKAVVEAGIHPQKGSELATVQSLDGIIGDVSGRVRMNLVAALVMILLFSGFCVTSYFMPNANAWPTKYGSCSASGCHVQVDPDATITTAINGVVGTAVTVAAGGTFEVDWKVTKVTNAAGGQVGVGVEINLPTGWGLAKGTVNSPAIPGWNAVWDAADGVPAGWATANSYSASAEYPSSPVGYTVNYDTTAWDTGNRNAAYDNATAGDLDGIADNMGADAIVTVPAGTAAGSYQIVVLGVGHDSSKSHVEQAITVTVTSGGGGDTTKPVVSAGFAATTPSLSKTIPVSGFAATDNTGVTGYIITTSATAPLAGAAGWTATAPTSYTVAADGSYTLYPWAKDAAGNVSNVYASPVAVFVDSTKPVVSAGFAATTPSLSRTITVSGFAATDANAVTGYMITTSATAPLAGDAGWLGTAPTNYTVASDGSFTLYPWAKDTYGNVSAVYGTPVAVVVDTVKPTVSSTVPVNGATGTNLNGAVTLNFSENINCTTVTTSTVTISPAVGWTRSSCSGTQAVFAPSGQANTTTYTVTVGAAAADTAGNTLAASYPFSYTTSAPAPNNAPGAPATLVQYKSDGTTVLTKGLYTNLTALVFKGTVTDPDSDTVQLDIELADVAAGFTGTPTCSSTLVTSGSTAAATCSGIPNGRFKWQARATDSKGATGSWTQY is encoded by the coding sequence ATGAAAAAAGCAGTTGTAGAAGCAGGAATCCACCCGCAGAAAGGTTCGGAACTGGCAACTGTCCAGTCGCTGGATGGGATCATCGGGGACGTGAGCGGTCGTGTGCGCATGAACCTGGTCGCGGCACTCGTGATGATCCTGCTGTTCTCCGGATTCTGTGTCACTTCTTACTTCATGCCTAACGCCAACGCGTGGCCGACCAAGTACGGCTCCTGCAGCGCCTCGGGCTGTCACGTGCAGGTCGATCCGGACGCGACCATCACCACCGCCATCAACGGCGTGGTGGGGACCGCGGTGACCGTCGCCGCCGGTGGCACCTTCGAGGTGGACTGGAAGGTGACCAAGGTGACCAACGCAGCGGGGGGCCAGGTGGGCGTCGGCGTCGAGATCAACCTGCCTACCGGCTGGGGGCTCGCCAAGGGTACCGTCAACTCCCCGGCCATCCCCGGGTGGAATGCGGTCTGGGATGCGGCCGACGGCGTCCCCGCCGGCTGGGCCACCGCCAACTCCTACAGCGCCTCAGCCGAATACCCGTCGAGCCCGGTTGGTTACACCGTCAACTACGACACCACCGCGTGGGACACCGGGAACAGGAACGCCGCCTACGACAACGCCACGGCGGGTGACCTTGACGGCATCGCCGATAACATGGGTGCCGACGCCATCGTGACCGTTCCGGCCGGCACGGCCGCCGGCTCCTACCAGATCGTGGTCCTCGGCGTCGGCCACGACTCCTCGAAATCCCACGTGGAGCAGGCGATCACCGTTACCGTCACCAGCGGCGGCGGTGGCGACACCACCAAGCCGGTGGTCTCGGCTGGATTCGCTGCAACCACCCCTTCACTCTCCAAGACCATACCGGTTTCCGGTTTCGCAGCCACCGACAACACCGGGGTCACCGGGTACATCATCACCACCAGCGCTACCGCACCGCTTGCCGGCGCAGCAGGGTGGACCGCTACCGCACCGACCAGCTACACCGTGGCCGCCGACGGCAGCTACACTCTTTACCCCTGGGCCAAGGATGCCGCGGGTAACGTGTCCAACGTCTACGCCTCGCCGGTTGCCGTCTTCGTCGACTCGACCAAGCCGGTAGTAAGCGCGGGCTTTGCCGCCACGACGCCGTCGCTGTCGCGGACCATCACTGTGTCCGGGTTCGCCGCAACCGACGCCAACGCTGTTACCGGCTACATGATCACCACCAGCGCCACCGCACCGCTTGCCGGCGACGCGGGGTGGCTCGGCACCGCCCCCACCAACTACACGGTCGCCTCCGACGGCAGCTTCACCCTGTACCCCTGGGCCAAGGACACCTACGGCAACGTCTCCGCGGTGTACGGCACGCCGGTCGCGGTCGTGGTCGACACGGTGAAGCCGACGGTATCGAGCACGGTGCCGGTGAACGGCGCCACCGGGACCAACCTGAACGGCGCGGTGACCCTGAACTTCAGCGAGAACATCAATTGCACCACGGTGACCACCAGCACGGTGACCATCTCTCCGGCGGTTGGCTGGACCAGATCCAGCTGCTCCGGGACCCAGGCGGTCTTCGCCCCCTCCGGCCAGGCCAACACCACAACTTACACGGTGACCGTCGGTGCGGCGGCGGCGGATACCGCGGGCAACACGCTGGCCGCCAGCTACCCCTTCAGCTACACCACCTCGGCCCCGGCCCCGAACAACGCTCCGGGCGCGCCGGCCACGCTGGTTCAGTACAAGAGCGACGGCACCACGGTGCTGACCAAGGGTCTCTACACCAACCTGACCGCGCTGGTCTTCAAGGGGACGGTGACCGACCCTGACAGCGACACCGTGCAGCTCGACATCGAGCTTGCCGACGTAGCCGCCGGCTTCACCGGCACCCCGACCTGCAGCAGCACGCTGGTAACCAGCGGCAGCACTGCGGCTGCGACCTGCAGCGGCATTCCCAACGGGCGTTTCAAATGGCAGGCTCGCGCCACCGACAGCAAGGGCGCAACCGGCAGCTGGACGCAATACTAG